In Sebaldella sp. S0638, one DNA window encodes the following:
- a CDS encoding ABC transporter ATP-binding protein, producing MYIWKQLWAYTKPYKRFLFYSLFALMLSTTIFIVGTMTTKIIIDKYIMGMFRPVSVSNTIQNEKKSVFYKGKYYTRIEENSNIEVLRKNSIILTKDGYVLVDSDVSDEKAEIKDNQLYINNQASNIEFNMLTKDDVWNFYKPYVAPAMSMVAMIFILFMAAACLMYTCGYSLRILATKVVFDLRRDAFKQLQKLPVQYFSDYPDGKVVSYIVHDSNAIFGLYENTLLEIVKAVVQVVFIYIAMFFLNARLASYALMILPIIMIWLYLYRKYVSANFKETREIQSNMNAMMNEQFQGIEVVQAFTHEDESIAEFDVLADDYLEYKRKFAVLSALYTDGMAHTVRRLAITLTLVYFGREFLSGSMILSVGTVFAFVQYVDSAFAPLFWFFGVLNRFERAIVSARRIFDMFLNVPSKELEFSDEKLELKGNVEFKDLSFAYDDENYVLKNINLNIPAGNTVGIVGHTGSGKSSLMNVLLRFYDYQNGDIIVDRRSLKDYPVQTYRSHVGMVLQDPVLFSGTLFSNITFNSNDVSEERVLEIMNQIGAQSFIDKQPNGIHESVEDMGKNFSVGERQLIAFARVMVYDPEILILDEATANIDTETEIMIQKALNVISQNRTTFIIAHRLSTVKHADQLIVLNKGNVVERGTHEELVEKDGLYAKMYQSQMREEYTHEVLKNTKEKFALNI from the coding sequence ATGTATATATGGAAACAGTTATGGGCCTATACAAAACCATATAAGAGATTTTTATTTTACAGTCTTTTTGCCTTAATGCTTTCCACAACGATATTTATAGTGGGAACAATGACGACAAAAATAATTATAGATAAATATATTATGGGGATGTTCAGACCTGTTTCAGTGAGTAACACAATACAGAATGAAAAAAAATCGGTTTTTTATAAGGGAAAATATTATACAAGAATTGAGGAAAATAGTAATATTGAAGTATTAAGAAAAAACAGCATAATTTTAACTAAAGATGGGTATGTACTCGTAGATTCGGATGTTTCAGATGAAAAAGCGGAAATAAAAGATAACCAGCTTTATATAAATAATCAGGCAAGCAACATTGAGTTCAATATGCTTACAAAAGATGATGTATGGAATTTTTATAAACCGTATGTTGCACCTGCAATGTCTATGGTAGCAATGATATTTATACTTTTCATGGCTGCTGCGTGTTTGATGTATACATGCGGTTACAGCCTGAGAATACTTGCTACTAAAGTAGTATTCGATCTGCGTAGGGATGCATTTAAGCAGCTGCAGAAACTTCCGGTACAATATTTCAGTGATTACCCTGACGGAAAGGTAGTGTCGTATATTGTGCATGACAGTAATGCAATATTCGGATTATATGAAAATACACTTCTTGAGATAGTAAAGGCAGTAGTACAGGTGGTTTTCATATATATAGCAATGTTTTTTCTGAATGCAAGACTTGCATCTTATGCGTTGATGATACTTCCGATTATTATGATCTGGCTGTATTTATACAGAAAATATGTATCGGCAAATTTCAAGGAAACGAGAGAAATACAGTCTAATATGAATGCAATGATGAACGAGCAGTTTCAGGGAATAGAAGTAGTTCAGGCATTTACTCACGAAGATGAATCAATAGCAGAATTTGACGTATTGGCAGATGATTATCTGGAATATAAAAGAAAATTCGCAGTGTTAAGCGCGCTTTACACAGATGGTATGGCTCATACAGTGCGTCGTCTGGCAATTACACTTACACTTGTGTATTTTGGAAGGGAATTTTTAAGCGGAAGTATGATTCTGTCGGTGGGTACGGTATTTGCCTTTGTACAGTATGTAGACAGCGCATTTGCACCGTTGTTCTGGTTTTTCGGAGTTCTGAACAGATTTGAGAGAGCAATTGTTTCAGCAAGAAGAATATTTGACATGTTTTTGAATGTTCCTTCAAAAGAACTGGAATTCAGCGATGAAAAATTGGAACTGAAAGGAAATGTGGAATTCAAAGACCTTAGTTTTGCTTATGATGATGAGAATTATGTGTTGAAAAATATTAATCTTAATATCCCGGCGGGAAATACAGTGGGAATAGTAGGTCACACAGGAAGCGGGAAAAGTTCGCTTATGAATGTTCTGCTCAGGTTTTATGATTATCAGAATGGTGATATTATCGTAGACAGAAGGTCGTTGAAGGATTATCCCGTTCAGACTTACAGGTCGCATGTGGGAATGGTTCTTCAGGATCCGGTGCTTTTCAGCGGCACGCTATTTTCTAATATAACTTTTAACAGCAATGATGTAAGCGAGGAAAGAGTCCTTGAGATAATGAATCAGATAGGTGCACAGAGCTTTATTGATAAACAGCCGAATGGTATACACGAATCGGTGGAAGATATGGGGAAAAACTTTTCTGTAGGAGAAAGACAGCTTATAGCCTTTGCGAGAGTAATGGTCTATGATCCGGAAATATTAATACTGGATGAGGCTACGGCAAATATAGATACAGAAACAGAAATTATGATACAAAAAGCCCTTAATGTAATATCACAAAACAGAACTACATTTATAATAGCTCACAGGCTTTCTACAGTAAAACACGCAGATCAGCTTATTGTTCTGAATAAAGGAAATGTAGTGGAAAGAGGAACGCATGAAGAACTTGTGGAAAAAGACGGACTTTATGCAAAAATGTATCAGTCACAGATGAGAGAAGAATATACACATGAAGTTTTGAAAAATACTAAAGAAAAATTTGCATTAAATATATAA